The sequence ctcacaatagactagactgttgtatactagactattgtattggagggatgcatctctcaatacattacactattgtactggagggatgcatctttcaGTACATAGTGGAAATCACACCATCACACAATTGATGTTTTCAGGTCAAGCAAAACTACGGAAGTTTCTAGACTCATTACTCTCACTACAAAACACTCTTTTGGAGCAGAACAAAGACATTACAGCAGCAAATTCTAAAAATTCTCAACAACGTCTAGGTAACATGTTCATACACAGTATGTCATCCTTTCTCTAATTGATCAACTTTCTGTGTATGCAATTGAAGGCGATTCAGTAGAGTCAGATGAAGAAATTACAAGTGACGTGGACGAAAGTCATTCGAGTGCCGGAAAAGCCAACGGCGACATGTCTGATGACGTGTCAAACGCTACTGATGATGAGGTGGGAAAGGACGAGAACGGAGAAAGCAGCAACTTTGTTAGCAAAACATCGAACGAGCAAAACAGGAAACGACATCGATCATgggtattaatattaataataatgtatttaattaattaattatttatatttataaattaaattattttatataataatattcaaAGTCATTGCTACATTTATTGTGCTTAGAAAGTTTCTAGCTACAATAGATAATAGATCTTGATTATGTATTAAGACGTACGTATCTGCCTCATACAATATCTGGGATTTCATAGAGTCTTCCACGTGGAGTGTCATATGACCAGCATGTAGCTAAACTACAGAAGTCATTTGATGAGTACCGAGACTCTGTGATAACAAAATGGGATGAGAAGCTACGAGTGGCAACAGGAAAATTCAGCAGCAAGTCGTTCTTATCAAGAAATCAGAGCACGATGAGTCGCATTAAACAGGTAAGTCGTGTTGTTTACATATCTTTGGGTATCCATCTCTTTGTTTGCCTTCCTGATTGTTtacttgcctgtctgcctTTTTGTTTGAGCTGCTGCTATATTTTCTGTTATTGTCTGGTTTTGTTGTAGATTCTAAATGATCGTGAGCGCCTTATAAGACGCACACAACTTAAGAGGTCAACCTACTGTGTTATGGGGAGAGACGAGGATCAAGAGGTAAGGAGATCTTTCCAACAGCATCTAATATCATAGACGTGGAGCAATAAATGGCAATAGATCAGTTGTGTAGATGTATGCTGTgttatattgatatcaatcatgttAATTATTTTTGACTTGAAAAGTAGTGCTACTAAAATCTAATTGCAATTTTGTTACCAAAATAAGGTAATGTAGCAATAGAAACATGTGACGGCCATTGGTAGTAGTTGTATTGACAATTTGTATTGTATGGGTACACTAGCCTCGTTCCTAGCCGGTGTTTAGATTTCAGCTCCTGGATGagcttctctctctctctctctctctctctctctctctctctctctctctctctctctctctctctctctctctctctcttggTGTGGAAGGAGGAGCTCATCTGGGAGTTGAAATTTACACTCCGGCTGGGAGCAAGGCTATGGGTGTACACTAGATTTGTGTCTGATTTTTAGGTTATTGGTGAGGATAGAGATGCTCACCTTCG is a genomic window of Corticium candelabrum unplaced genomic scaffold, ooCorCand1.1 SCAFFOLD_95, whole genome shotgun sequence containing:
- the LOC134198026 gene encoding protein AATF-like, which translates into the protein MHLSVHSGNHTITQLMFSGQAKLRKFLDSLLSLQNTLLEQNKDITAANSKNSQQRLGDSVESDEEITSDVDESHSSAGKANGDMSDDVSNATDDEVGKDENGESSNFVSKTSNEQNRKRHRSWSLPRGVSYDQHVAKLQKSFDEYRDSVITKWDEKLRVATGKFSSKSFLSRNQSTMSRIKQILNDRERLIRRTQLKRSTYCVMGRDEDQEVIGEDRDAHLRDYDPEIFDDDDFYHQLLKELIERHATSASDPFAIDRQWLEVQRMRSKAHRKVDTKASKGRRIRFDVHPKLQSFMAPIETGSMPDSSRNDLFSSLFGRRPVQASSKKIT